The proteins below come from a single Canis aureus isolate CA01 chromosome 14, VMU_Caureus_v.1.0, whole genome shotgun sequence genomic window:
- the LOC144283637 gene encoding uncharacterized protein LOC144283637: MGRAPRPLGPRGCASPHTLPPGPCAALSPHCRARVPFPCGRGRAEERGRQWGARPLGLWDAPPPPPPPPPGLCACRRGPRESGQVSGGRRLRRARGGPGVGRERGRGGRSSPRRLKATGSSRGSWNILMLVVFTDLQQLCGLRLDRSLSHGP; encoded by the exons ATGGGGAGGGCGCCCCGCCCGCTGGGGCCTCGGGGATGCGCCTCTCCCCACACCTTGCCGCCGGGTCCGTGCGCCGCCCTCTCCCCCCATTGCCGGGCCCGTGTCCCCTTCCCCTGCGGCCGGGGGCGGGCCGAGGAGCGCGGGCGCCAATGGGGAGCTCGCCCCCTCGGCCTCTGGGatgcgccgcccccgcccccgcccccgccgccaggTCTGTGCGCCTGTCGCCGGGGGCCGCGGGAGTCCGGACAGGTGAGCGGAG GCCGGCGGCTCCGGAGGGCTCGGGGCGGCCCGGGTGTCGGACGCGagcggggccgcggcggccggAGCTCCCCGCGCAG gtTGAAAGCTACAGGTAGCAGCCGTGGAAGCTGGAATATTCTGATGTTGGTTGTTTTTACTGACCTACAGCAACTCTGCGGCCTAAG GTTGGATAGAAGCTTATCCCACGGCCCGTGA